One Oscillospiraceae bacterium genomic region harbors:
- a CDS encoding aminopeptidase, translated as MNQHFLQLYADFIVKVGVNVRPRQNFIVRCPVTMPDFAHACVRAGYEAGAKTVVVRWEDDKLTRLNMEMADEKDLTAMKPYELRSYLDYAEDPDGCCTLAIHAEDPEALAGLDAGKLNRVSLTRRTFLKPWQEYTMNDRVQWCVAAVPAPSWAAKVFPELPVEEAVEKLWQVIFDVCRVSTGDPVTAWQEHVAKTKARRDQLNAWNLDHVHIVSSNGTDLTVGLADDATWEGASSKTDGGIEFIANVPTEEVFCAPHRERVNGTVYGTKPYVYNGQLIEGWHVTFKDGKVVEHGAEKNASLLAELLSTDENSNRIGEVAFVPASSPINRSGVLFFNTLFDENAACHIAFGAGYPTNIKGGSAMTRAQLMEKGLNDSAIHEDVMIGAPDTHITGTTKDGQEVTIFVNGEWAF; from the coding sequence ATGAACCAGCACTTTCTGCAGCTGTATGCCGACTTTATCGTTAAGGTGGGCGTCAATGTGCGCCCGCGGCAAAATTTTATCGTGCGCTGCCCGGTCACGATGCCGGACTTCGCCCATGCCTGCGTCCGCGCCGGTTATGAGGCGGGTGCCAAGACCGTCGTTGTCCGCTGGGAGGACGACAAGCTGACCCGCTTGAACATGGAAATGGCCGACGAAAAAGATCTGACCGCCATGAAGCCCTACGAGCTGCGCAGCTACCTCGACTATGCCGAGGACCCGGACGGCTGCTGCACACTGGCCATCCATGCCGAGGATCCCGAGGCCCTGGCCGGGCTGGATGCCGGCAAGCTGAATCGTGTCAGCCTGACCCGCCGCACCTTCCTCAAGCCCTGGCAGGAGTACACGATGAACGACCGCGTGCAGTGGTGCGTGGCCGCCGTGCCCGCCCCGAGTTGGGCCGCGAAAGTCTTCCCTGAGCTGCCGGTGGAGGAAGCCGTCGAGAAGCTGTGGCAGGTCATTTTTGACGTCTGCCGCGTTTCCACCGGCGACCCCGTCACTGCCTGGCAGGAGCATGTTGCCAAGACCAAAGCCCGCCGCGACCAGCTGAATGCCTGGAACCTGGACCATGTGCACATCGTCAGTTCCAACGGCACCGACCTGACCGTCGGCCTGGCCGACGACGCCACCTGGGAGGGTGCTTCCAGCAAGACAGACGGCGGTATTGAGTTCATCGCCAATGTGCCCACCGAGGAAGTGTTCTGCGCACCCCACCGCGAGCGGGTCAACGGCACGGTCTACGGCACCAAGCCTTACGTGTACAACGGCCAGCTGATTGAGGGCTGGCACGTCACCTTTAAGGACGGCAAGGTCGTTGAGCATGGTGCCGAGAAGAACGCCAGCCTGCTGGCCGAGCTGCTCTCCACCGATGAGAACTCCAACCGCATCGGAGAGGTGGCCTTCGTGCCCGCCTCCAGCCCCATCAACCGCAGCGGTGTGCTGTTCTTCAACACGCTGTTTGACGAGAACGCCGCCTGCCACATTGCCTTTGGCGCAGGCTACCCCACCAACATCAAGGGCGGAAGCGCCATGACCCGTGCCCAGCTGATGGAAAAGGGCCTGAACGACTCCGCCATCCACGAGGACGTGATGATTGGTGCCCCCGACACCCACATCACCGGTACCACCAAAGACGGCCAGGAAGTCACCATCTTTGTAAACGGTGAATGGGCATTTTAA